In Ptiloglossa arizonensis isolate GNS036 chromosome 6, iyPtiAriz1_principal, whole genome shotgun sequence, a single window of DNA contains:
- the LOC143148756 gene encoding uncharacterized protein LOC143148756, producing the protein MSFIFDASKQQTITTCASNSQNTNFTFGATGAGDAGKPTGFSLASTPTQQSKPGTMFGTGLSTTPAQGTRCGFGTTTAAPAITTTQQTPGLTFGTGTIASTGLTPGATSTLTPSGFPTTAPAGSTLGFNLGGSITATTTTTAPTSGFVPKPLTGGFSLGGGEVTSSTGTTGLTFGTPNTIATGTGFTLGAASTATTASTTTTTATGFSLSATGTTSAATGFTFGTGTTAASTTGFSLNKTSATSSLTTPSTQLSLGTTTTVTSSASVTQPASINSFEESINKWTLELEEQEKVFVNQAAQVNAWDKLLITNGEKIVALNQEVERVKIEQQQLEHELDYVVGQQKELQDCLVPLEKELTSLSVSDPEREYTYRLAEDLDTQLKRMSEDLKEIIEHLNQANRTQDSSDPIVQIGKILNAHMNSLQWLDQQTGLLNQKIQQIDQMHQNFKQENERNLSLAYN; encoded by the exons ATGAGTTTTATATTCGATGCTTCAAAACAGCAGACCATTACTACCTGTGCAAGCAATTCTCAGAATACAA ATTTTACATTTGGAGCCACTGGTGCTGGGGATGCAGGGAAACCTACAGGGTTTTCCCTGGCATCCACACCTACGCAACAAAGTAAACCTGGTACTATGTTTGGGACTGGATTAAGTACTACCCCTGCTCAGGGTACAAGATGTGGTTTTGGAACAACCACAGCAGCTCCTGCGATTACTACAACTCAACAAACACCTGGTTTGACTTTTGGCACGGGTACAATTGCAAGTACAGGCTTAACCCCTGGTGCAACTAGTACATTGACACCTTCAGGATTTCCTACAACAGCTCCAGCTGGAAGCACACTAGGTTTTAATTTAGGAGGCAGTATTACTGCTACAACAACAACTACTGCACCTACATCAGGTTTTGTTCCTAAACCTCTTACTGGTGGATTCTCCTTGGGAGGTGGTGAAGTCACTTCATCTACTGGAACAACTGGTTTAACATTTGGTACGCCAAATACAATAGCTACAGGAACAGGATTTACTCTTGGTGCAGCATCTACTGCAACAACGGCATCAACTActacaacaacagcaacag GTTTTTCGTTAAGTGCAACTGGAACAACTTCTGCAGCCACAGGATTCACTTTTGGTACAGGTACAACTGCAGCTagtacaacaggattttctttGAACAAAACTTCTGCCACTTCAAGCCTTACAACTCCAAGTACTCAATTATCATTGGGAACAACTACTAC TGTTACTTCATCTGCAAGTGTGACTCAACCAGCATCCATAAACTCATTTGAAGAATCTATCAATAAGTGGACTTTAGAATTAGAAGAACAAGAGAAAGTATTTGTTAATCAAGCTGCACAAGTTAATGCTTGGGATAAGTTGCTTATAACTAATGGAGAAAAAATAGTAGCACTCAATCAGGAAGTTGAAAGAGTGAAAATTGAACAGCAACAATTGGAGCATGAATTGGACTATGTC GTTGGTCAACAAAAGGAGTTACAAGATTGTTTAGTACCACTGGAGAAGGAATTAACGTCTCTTTCGGTTTCCGATCCTGAAAGAGAGTACACGTATCGTTTAGCAGAGGATCTTGATACACAATTAAAACGTATGTCGGAAGATTTGAAAGAAATCATCGAACATTTGAATCAAGCTAATCGTACTCAAGATTCTAGTGATCCAATCGTTCAAATTGGTAAAATATTGAACGCGCACATGAACAGTTTGCAATGGTTAGACCAACAAACTGGCCTTCTTAATCAGAAGATACAACAAATTGAtcagatgcatcaaaatttcaaacaagaaaatgaacgaaatttAAGCTTAGCATATAATTAA
- the LOC143148263 gene encoding LOW QUALITY PROTEIN: uncharacterized protein LOC143148263 (The sequence of the model RefSeq protein was modified relative to this genomic sequence to represent the inferred CDS: inserted 2 bases in 1 codon), whose protein sequence is MLRNSRPLLPVQAILRIQVGLNIVDFTFGAIGACDAGKPTGFSLASTPTQQSKTGSMFGTGLSTTSAQTTGFSFGTTTAPPAITTTQQTPNLTFGTNTIASTSLTSGATSTLTPSGFPTTSPAGSTLGFNLGGSIPVTTTTTAPTSGFVPKPLTGGFSLGGGEVTSSTGTTGLTFGTLNTMATGTASTATTTSTTTTTATGFLLNTTGTTSATTGFTFGTSTTAVSTTGFSLNKTSATPSLTTPSTQLSLGTTTTVTSSASATQPANINSFEESMNKWTLELEEQEKVLVNQAAQVNAWDKLLITNGEKIVALNQEVERVKIEQEELDDELDYVVGQQKELVPLEKELTSLSVSDLEREYRYQKYRLVKDLDTQLKCMSEDLKEIIEHLYQAIRTQDSSDPIVQIGKILNAHMYSLQWLDQQTGLLFREIQQXFKQENERNLSLAYN, encoded by the exons ATGCTTCGAAACAGTAGACCATTACTACCTGTGCAAGCAATTCTCAGAATACAAGTAGGTTTAAATA TTGTAGATTTTACATTTGGAGCCATTGGTGCTTGTGATGCAGGGAAACCAACAGGGTTTTCCTTGGCATCCACACCTACACAACAAAGTAAAACTGGTAGTATGTTTGGGACTGGATTAAGTACTACCTCTGCTCAGACTACAGGATTTAGTTTTGGAACAACCACAGCACCTCCTGCGATTACTACAACTCAACAAACACCCAATTTGACTTTTGGCACGAATACAATTGCAAGTACAAGCTTAACCTCTGGTGCAACTAGTACATTGACACCTTCAGGATTTCCTACAACATCTCCAGCTGGAAGTACACTAGGTTTTAATTTAGGAGGCAGTATCCCTGTTACAACAACAACAACTGCACCTACATCAGGTTTTGTTCCTAAACCACTTACTGGTGGATTCTCCTTGGGAGGTGGTGAAGTCACTTCATCTACTGGAACAACTGGTTTAACATTTGGTACACTAAATACAATGGCAACAGGTACAGCATCTACTGCAACAACAACATCAactacaacaacaacagcaacag GTTTTTTGTTAAATACAACTGGAACAACTTCTGCAACCACAGGATTCACTTTTGGTACAAGTACAACTGCAGTTagtacaacaggattttctttGAACAAAACTTCTGCCACTCCCAGCCTTACAACTCCAAGTACTCAATTATCATTGGGAACGACTACTAC TGTTACTTCATCTGCAAGTGCAACTCAACCGGCAAACATAAACTCATTTGAAGAATCTATGAATAAATGGACTTTAGAATTAGAGGAACAAGAAAAAGTACTTGTTAATCAAGCTGCACAAGTTAATGCTTGGGATAAGTTGCTTATAACTAATGGAGAAAAAATAGTAGCACTCAATCAAGAAGTTGAAAGAGTAAAAATTGAGCAGGAAGAATTGGATGATGAATTGGACTATGTT GTTGGTCAACAAAAGGAGTTAGTACCACTGGAAAAGGAATTAACGTCTCTTTCGGTTTCCGATCTCGAAAGAGAGTACAGATACCAAAAGTATCGTTTAGTAAAGGATCTCGATACACAACTAAAATGTATGTCAGAAGATTTGAAAGAAATCATCGAACATTTGTATCAAGCTATTCGTACTCAAGATTCTAGTGATCCAATCGTTCAAATTGGTAAAATATTAAACGCGCACATGTATAGTTTGCAATGGTTAGATCAACAAACTGGCCTTCTCTTTCGGGAAATACAACA ATTCAAACAagaaaatgaacgaaatttAAGCTTAGCATATAATTAA
- the LOC143148259 gene encoding UDP-glucuronosyltransferase 2B7: protein MFLLIKLCACLCVLHIVNSSSLTAPPQSAVVVAFEDIYDLSLLANTLSDQGIDATLIIPAYSENDLYETLIDVEVLIVNVIVDESAYLESKAIEACESLLKDELIAKKIQEIQPTFVIFPALRHDGCLIPWSKAIDSIPVIWMRNQDEEVYVFKSTCAALLVQNAGFWTRLRTSFSRRSIFSTARYECAAYALRVAGKYLPDADLNLDNLYANVRLILWGADNLLRSDFAPLTQLIVEVGCHHCRGAHPLPGDLQKALIEFRLGTVVVLLDENYETLIRELAQELPQGRNGHAVVWKNRDWKSSDAALPENLFVRSTIDRQDLIGYSRTIVVLSHCTDTEFLESGFHRSPMICFPRNSYESRNAARATQLGFARSTENLRAISSKEIANTVIQIQEATAYRENARRVSMAIRDKLNPAMDRLIYWLGYMARVKNENVELLTAIDPVRTHNEDLQFFLGLFVGSVLATFATIGCMLVRYLLISKRMQKTKGRYTW from the exons ATGTTTCTACTCATTAAATTATGCGCGTGCTTGTGTGTCCTACATATCGTGAATAGTTCAAGCTTGACTGCACCCCCGCAATCGGCAGTGGTAGTTGCGTTCGAAGACATTTACGATCTGTCTTTGCTAGCCAATACGTTGTCGGATCAAGGGATCGATGCTACGCTGATAATACCGGCGTACAGCGAGAACGATCTTTATGAAACTTTGATCGATGTCGAAGTGTTAATAGTGAACGTTattgttgacgaatccgcatatcTCGAGAGCAAAGCTATCGAGGCTTGCGAATCTCTGCTAAAGGATGAATTAATTGCGAAGAAAATACAAGAAATTCAGCCGACTTTCGTCATATTTCCTGCGCTTAG GCATGATGGTTGCTTGATACCGTGGTCCAAAGCTATCGATTCCATTCCAGTGATATGGATGCGCAATCAGGACGAGGAGGTCTACGTATTCAAGTCCACGTGCGCCGCCTTACTGGTTCAGAATGCCGGATTTTGGACAAGGTTGCGAACAAGTTTCTCGAGGAGGTCAATATTCTCTACGGCTCGATACGAGTGTGCGGCGTATGCTCTCCGGGTAGCGGGAAAATACTTGCCAGACGCCGATCTCAATTTAGACAATCTTTACGCCAATGTTCGCCTCATACTTTGGGGCGCTGATAACCTTCTGCGGTCGGACTTCGCTCCGCTCACGCAACTGATAGTCGAG GTTGGCTGTCATCATTGTAGAGGAGCACACCCATTGCCAGGAGACCTCCAAAAAGCGTTAATCGAGTTCAGATTGGGAACAGTCGTGGTTCTCTTGGACGAAAATTATGAAACGTTAATTAGAGAATTGGCACAAGAGTTGCCGCAAGGCAGGAATGGCCATGCAGTTGTTTGGAAAAATAGAGACTGGAAGAGTTCGGATGCTGCGCTGCCGGAGAACCTTTTTGTTCGTTCCACGATTGATCGGCAAGATCTAATAG GTTACAGCCGCACAATAGTGGTGCTTAGCCATTGCACTGACACGGAGTTCCTAGAATCCGGATTCCATCGGTCACCGATGATATGTTTCCCTAGGAACTCCTACGAATCCAGAAACGCAGCTCGAGCGACGCAGTTGGGTTTCGCGCGCTCCACGGAGAACCTTCGCGCCATCTCTAGTAAGGAGATAGCAAACACAGTGATCCAAATACAAGAGGCGACGGCGTATCGCGAGAATGCTCGACGGGTTTCCATGGCTATCCGCGACAAGTTAAATCCTGCCATGGACAGACTGATTTATTGGCTCGGTTACATGGCCCGGGTCAAAAACGAGAACGTAGAATTGCTCACAGCTATCGACCCCGttagaacgcataacgaagatctTCAATTTTTCCTCGGCTTGTTCGTAGGCAGCGTCTTGGCAACTTTCGCGACCATCGGTTGCATGCTGGTGCGGTaccttcttatatccaaacgaatGCAAAAGACAAAGGGAAGGTACAcgtggtaa